One stretch of Dissulfurimicrobium hydrothermale DNA includes these proteins:
- a CDS encoding PilZ domain-containing protein — protein MNERRKTQRHPLHLRVYFPSQDILGHTSNISLYGCFVETEVPIDEGEVMDMLIELPVIGPIPLKGYIQHKNGEKTGIGMQFVQVRFAQEESEYFNIYQQFIKLMSQLEKIRESYLELVQKGAVKLHAMPQKK, from the coding sequence ATGAACGAACGCCGTAAAACCCAGCGTCATCCGTTACACTTGCGCGTATATTTTCCGTCGCAAGACATCTTAGGTCATACCTCGAATATTTCCCTTTATGGATGTTTTGTAGAAACCGAGGTGCCCATCGACGAGGGAGAGGTCATGGATATGCTAATAGAATTGCCTGTGATCGGCCCAATACCCCTCAAGGGTTACATACAGCACAAAAACGGTGAGAAAACAGGCATCGGCATGCAATTTGTCCAAGTGCGATTCGCCCAAGAGGAATCGGAATATTTCAATATATATCAACAGTTCATTAAGCTGATGTCTCAGCTCGAAAAAATAAGGGAATCATATCTTGAGCTCGTTCAAAAAGGGGCTGTGAAACTCCATGCCATGCCTCAAAAAAAATAG
- a CDS encoding diacylglycerol/lipid kinase family protein, producing the protein MDYLFLINPVAGSGLGARIADEIEGGVQCPSFSIQTVFTDPKRIENQVLSLTGSKKLIVIAGGDGTVSTVTRILSKLVNPPPFAILPLGTGNDIARSLGWWDVWDTGGLPLFFTALANGRVEPIDVWSLGHGDTFLGYMGIGLDASIVRSFYKMRRYFKNSAAPSIRQNKLFYLLAGIKSIIRNTVKGSIPELDISLTDHTGKKDSFTLKGNFSFILSNIEYYAGGGRLSKGADRSDGILNIYKLDDMCEYIKFLAKGRFAPLSAQIRPITAKLINIAVKTPVQIQLDGEWAGEKRPGDVISVELARVIAAFLPPKDFFARARLEKMYNNGHSFKKKSVSAYPRPATIKRGKIRSTIK; encoded by the coding sequence ATGGACTATTTATTTTTAATAAATCCGGTCGCCGGATCAGGGCTAGGCGCCAGGATCGCCGATGAGATTGAAGGCGGGGTCCAGTGCCCGAGTTTTTCCATCCAAACGGTCTTTACAGACCCCAAACGCATCGAGAACCAAGTGCTTTCCCTTACCGGCAGCAAAAAACTTATTGTCATCGCAGGTGGAGACGGGACGGTCTCCACAGTAACCAGGATATTATCTAAATTAGTCAATCCTCCGCCTTTTGCAATCCTACCGCTAGGTACAGGAAATGATATCGCAAGAAGCCTTGGCTGGTGGGACGTATGGGATACAGGCGGACTACCGCTCTTTTTTACGGCCCTTGCAAACGGCAGAGTTGAACCGATCGACGTATGGTCATTGGGGCATGGCGATACCTTCCTTGGTTACATGGGCATCGGCCTTGACGCCTCCATAGTGCGCTCCTTCTACAAAATGCGCAGATATTTCAAGAACAGTGCCGCACCAAGCATCAGACAAAATAAGCTATTTTATCTCCTTGCAGGGATCAAAAGCATAATAAGAAATACGGTAAAAGGGTCTATCCCTGAACTAGATATCTCATTAACCGATCATACCGGGAAAAAGGACTCTTTTACATTAAAAGGAAATTTCAGTTTTATCCTCTCCAATATAGAATATTATGCTGGCGGAGGAAGGCTTTCCAAAGGCGCAGACCGCTCCGACGGTATCCTTAATATATATAAACTTGATGATATGTGCGAATATATAAAATTTCTGGCGAAGGGCAGATTTGCTCCCCTATCAGCCCAAATAAGGCCGATCACGGCCAAGCTTATAAATATCGCAGTAAAGACCCCCGTACAGATACAACTTGACGGCGAATGGGCAGGTGAAAAAAGACCTGGCGACGTGATCAGCGTTGAACTTGCAAGGGTCATCGCGGCCTTTTTGCCACCCAAGGATTTTTTTGCAAGGGCAAGGCTTGAAAAAATGTATAATAATGGACATTCTTTTAAAAAGAAATCCGTCTCGGCATATCCAAGACCGGCTACAATTAAAAGGGGCAAAATCAGATCAACCATTAAGTAA